One genomic segment of Alkalimarinus alittae includes these proteins:
- a CDS encoding RICIN domain-containing protein: MKIKRVSSSLLTCAALISSGNRVFDLNQDGIAQYGLVADHLQDIREQASTRIYESVMNSAEAYLQMWQRAEANTNTAYIDPLEPFVKIYNRKAGRCMDVPGHDNNLVNGTNIQLWDCDDESFDQHWIYNKARQMFENRADRTKCLDNRGQAYNNGEVVIWDCEDSDNLRWTYNMNTLASKHDSNIVADAYEYGNGGNVGQWEYSGRKWQEWELRPMTAIHSWVDFRDKRKGKCLDVAGGNNANGTKVQLYSCNGSPAQQWYFDPVKGTLKSQLAGNKCLDIPNGNTGNGTQLQIWDCQEGNTNQQFNKNGNVFSARTNSNQVIDAGGTDSGDPIVLWEHHGGDNQKWRAGLN; the protein is encoded by the coding sequence ATGAAAATTAAGCGAGTCTCGTCAAGCTTGTTGACGTGTGCCGCCCTGATTTCGTCGGGTAATCGAGTCTTTGACCTTAACCAAGATGGTATTGCGCAATACGGTTTAGTGGCCGATCACCTGCAAGATATTCGTGAACAGGCCTCGACCCGTATATATGAGTCTGTCATGAATTCGGCAGAAGCGTATTTACAAATGTGGCAGCGAGCAGAAGCGAATACCAACACCGCTTATATCGACCCTCTTGAGCCTTTTGTGAAAATCTACAATCGCAAAGCAGGTCGATGTATGGATGTGCCAGGGCACGATAATAACTTAGTCAACGGCACTAATATTCAACTGTGGGATTGTGATGATGAGTCATTTGATCAGCACTGGATCTACAACAAAGCGCGTCAGATGTTTGAAAATAGGGCTGATCGAACTAAGTGCTTAGATAACCGAGGACAAGCCTATAACAATGGTGAAGTCGTTATCTGGGATTGTGAAGACAGTGATAATTTACGCTGGACCTACAACATGAATACCTTAGCCAGCAAACACGACAGCAACATCGTTGCAGATGCCTATGAATACGGCAACGGGGGCAATGTTGGGCAGTGGGAATACAGCGGTCGTAAATGGCAGGAGTGGGAATTAAGACCGATGACGGCCATTCATAGTTGGGTTGATTTCCGTGATAAGCGTAAAGGAAAGTGTCTTGATGTAGCGGGTGGTAACAATGCCAACGGCACCAAAGTTCAGCTCTATAGCTGCAACGGTAGCCCCGCACAGCAGTGGTACTTTGACCCAGTGAAGGGGACCCTAAAAAGCCAGTTAGCCGGTAACAAATGCTTAGATATACCCAATGGTAATACCGGCAATGGTACCCAGCTACAAATATGGGATTGTCAGGAGGGTAATACTAACCAGCAATTTAACAAAAACGGCAATGTCTTCAGTGCACGTACCAATAGCAACCAAGTGATTGATGCAGGTGGTACTGACAGTGGTGATCCGATTGTATTATGGGAGCATCACGGTGGAGATAATCAAAAGTGGCGCGCAGGGTTGAATTAA
- a CDS encoding PilZ domain-containing protein, with amino-acid sequence MKNDLRARKRMPTANLSSSVRVSKGLLKSIWEDARPKDFSLFGMCLKTNRPFNTGDKITVSLTLEMDMGGITIDQITAKIIRVNKLVGFYEYGIEFDKKIVTNPDNPLTLNMMRIENFLTKQEALSAKIAQKAAL; translated from the coding sequence TTGAAAAACGATCTTCGCGCTAGAAAAAGAATGCCAACGGCGAATTTAAGCTCCTCCGTACGCGTATCTAAGGGGTTGTTAAAAAGTATTTGGGAAGACGCAAGACCTAAGGATTTCTCGCTGTTTGGTATGTGCTTGAAGACGAATAGACCCTTTAATACCGGAGATAAGATAACGGTATCTTTAACCTTAGAGATGGATATGGGCGGGATTACGATAGATCAAATTACCGCTAAAATTATTAGGGTTAATAAATTAGTAGGTTTTTATGAGTACGGTATAGAGTTTGATAAGAAAATTGTTACCAATCCTGATAACCCTTTAACGCTTAATATGATGCGCATAGAAAACTTCCTCACTAAACAAGAAGCACTTTCTGCAAAAATAGCCCAAAAAGCGGCACTATAA
- a CDS encoding DMT family transporter, giving the protein MKRWTIPKVGERAVNDVEVFMTVSLYAITVLVWGSTWLAIYFQLGDVPVTVSIFYRFGLAALILLPLMWLAGKLQKTDRSDHLYMVLQGGCLFSFNFICFYTATQYVTSGLVAVVFSLATVFNAVNNRFFWGEHIPMRVLVAGGLGTCGLVLLFLPELEGHGGSGSISVDTLKGLALSVVGTYSFSLGNMISKRHSLKGIKPLTTNAYAMTYGTLILAVILLLTAQPLVIDVRSQYLGALFYLSIFGSIVGFTTYLTLVARLGANKAAYATVMFPVVALILSSWFEDYHWQMSSFIGLGLTMVGNIVINGGLKNHRGLVLSNKTPT; this is encoded by the coding sequence TTGAAAAGGTGGACGATACCTAAAGTAGGTGAGCGAGCCGTAAATGATGTTGAGGTATTTATGACGGTTTCTTTGTACGCTATTACGGTATTGGTTTGGGGGAGTACTTGGCTAGCAATATACTTTCAGCTAGGCGATGTACCCGTCACAGTGTCTATTTTTTATCGGTTTGGGTTAGCCGCGTTAATACTATTGCCATTAATGTGGCTAGCGGGAAAACTTCAAAAAACTGACCGCTCTGATCACTTATATATGGTGCTGCAGGGAGGCTGTTTATTTTCGTTTAATTTCATCTGCTTTTATACGGCCACACAGTATGTGACCAGTGGTTTAGTTGCTGTTGTATTTTCATTAGCGACTGTCTTTAATGCGGTTAATAATCGATTTTTTTGGGGTGAACATATTCCCATGCGAGTTTTAGTCGCCGGTGGGTTAGGTACTTGTGGCCTGGTATTACTGTTTTTACCAGAACTTGAAGGGCATGGTGGTAGTGGTTCAATATCTGTTGATACCTTAAAAGGGTTAGCGCTATCGGTTGTTGGCACCTATTCTTTCTCGCTAGGCAATATGATATCAAAAAGACATAGCCTTAAAGGTATTAAACCGCTCACCACCAATGCTTATGCTATGACCTATGGCACCCTCATTTTAGCGGTTATCTTGTTGTTAACTGCTCAGCCGTTAGTGATTGACGTTAGATCGCAATATCTAGGAGCACTGTTTTATTTGAGCATTTTTGGTTCTATTGTTGGCTTTACTACTTATTTGACCCTCGTTGCGCGTCTGGGGGCAAATAAAGCCGCTTATGCTACTGTTATGTTTCCGGTGGTGGCCTTAATACTGTCAAGCTGGTTTGAAGACTACCATTGGCAAATGAGTAGCTTTATTGGGTTAGGTCTGACGATGGTAGGTAATATTGTTATCAATGGCGGCTTGAAGAACCACAGAGGTTTAGTACTATCTAATAAAACGCCAACCTGA
- a CDS encoding helix-turn-helix transcriptional regulator codes for MKIQESVFDTLGRSNAHLLAQHTINKHFKTAHWSNSDDHVSYHADRTHTLSFYLQGGEGARRIDASQKVGHSGSLCMLPQHHQSQWEITAPCVFAHFYFSDESIKQFASTTLDIDPRTIEVPELTFHDDAILLSLSRQLFLVPTINGHLPPSQLAQEQTIQLIFKHLLSDKHYYPQKQLKLTGGISPATLRQLKEYIHQHSHQAVCLTDLAGLANLSHYHLLRMFKASTGYTPNDYLTYIRLEKSKQALSSQKSLAEIAVEQGFSNQSHFNRIFKKWVGVTPGTYRSMCR; via the coding sequence ATGAAAATACAAGAATCGGTTTTCGATACATTAGGCAGATCTAATGCACACCTTCTCGCCCAGCATACGATCAACAAACACTTTAAAACCGCCCATTGGTCTAACTCAGACGACCACGTAAGTTATCATGCAGATCGTACTCATACACTAAGCTTTTACCTGCAAGGGGGAGAAGGGGCTAGGCGCATAGATGCGAGCCAAAAAGTCGGTCATTCGGGCAGTTTGTGTATGCTTCCTCAACACCATCAGTCTCAATGGGAGATTACCGCTCCTTGCGTTTTTGCACATTTTTATTTCTCAGATGAGTCTATAAAACAATTTGCGTCAACAACGCTGGATATAGACCCTAGAACCATTGAGGTACCAGAGCTAACATTTCATGATGATGCGATTTTATTATCGCTTTCTAGACAGCTTTTTCTTGTGCCCACAATCAATGGTCATCTACCTCCTTCTCAACTGGCTCAAGAGCAAACTATTCAGCTGATATTTAAACATTTACTGTCAGATAAGCATTACTATCCCCAAAAACAGTTGAAACTTACCGGCGGAATAAGCCCTGCGACACTGCGACAATTAAAAGAGTATATTCACCAGCACTCTCACCAAGCGGTTTGTTTAACTGATCTAGCTGGACTTGCCAACTTAAGTCATTATCACCTATTGAGAATGTTCAAGGCATCAACTGGATACACGCCAAATGATTACTTAACCTATATTCGACTAGAAAAGTCTAAGCAAGCGTTAAGTAGCCAAAAGTCGCTCGCGGAAATAGCCGTTGAGCAAGGCTTTAGTAATCAGAGTCACTTCAATAGGATTTTTAAAAAATGGGTTGGTGTAACACCTGGCACCTATAGATCAATGTGCCGATAA
- a CDS encoding LuxR C-terminal-related transcriptional regulator produces MSYEIQRNELLSLLDKGCNYPLTLIVAAPGFGKTTLLNQWQERGVNHTVIRLDLTRRDNDNLSIFKKIFNELKKSTPLWDAPFFNFFKSEQFISEAAMVDILIQAFNLVEEPFVIVIDDFHVIKDPFISSVFSELVEVLPDHVSIILSSRMPPEFPVSRLKLEERILVLDYNDLKLNKHEINQLGEGLSGKALTNEQLVTLYTQTEGWVVGVKLALLTFLKSGDSALSSFNGNQPELLNYFGYEVLNLLTGGVRKFVLTSALFESFNVPLCNAVIGPDSAIIIDKLVRQGLFIMPDQNEQGSFRFHSLLQEFLQGRLLIEEGMGYINSAYRSAAEYFLSQNMLAKAIGYASKCEALDYYYDVLAQSCNQWIKSGEFEAVLGALAGISDQVLVEKYSLSIPLVYALIFSRKFNQAHYYLDLLGNAVDPIEVDVPFLKAVLALFQRDAEAFDGLSFEQFTKVHTNDDMRVVSMVTVAYIFLYKGQLESALVAANDAKSFASKVGHKFLESYADLIVILCDRYMGRGLEAIQYMTDVYRHVDERVESPVWVNLGTGMMVVYYEQNKIDQAIALCQKLLPCVNSSCATEVVANVYLGFSRLLHIKGEQLKAFKLLDQLNRILVFGRYDRFQSQIVQELMRQAITDESSTSVDSIAEKYGLLSWIEQEVWRDEAYYQESKERYSLASAYWLTSKGRYDRASDILTKLVTTLEKQGIKTRALIARCNLLVVNYLQGNQDVAINQLKKTLDQYGLVCFSRSVFDEAPGLDTVFKQAIRQNRLELPIVYSEQFEELLNETRSVDDVAVNPKTLLTGKEMEIFELLAAGLPNLEISKQTGIALSTTKWHLKNIYGKLGVSNRSAAMMVAHQR; encoded by the coding sequence ATGAGCTATGAAATTCAACGGAATGAGCTACTTAGCCTGCTTGATAAAGGGTGCAACTACCCATTAACCCTCATTGTTGCTGCCCCAGGGTTTGGAAAAACAACCCTTTTAAATCAGTGGCAGGAAAGAGGCGTTAATCATACAGTCATTAGGCTAGATCTAACCCGCCGTGATAATGACAATCTGTCTATTTTCAAAAAGATATTTAATGAGTTGAAAAAAAGTACCCCCTTGTGGGATGCGCCTTTTTTCAACTTTTTTAAGTCTGAGCAGTTTATATCTGAAGCTGCGATGGTGGACATCCTTATCCAAGCGTTTAATTTAGTCGAGGAACCATTTGTTATTGTGATTGATGACTTTCATGTCATCAAAGACCCCTTTATATCCTCCGTTTTTAGCGAATTGGTAGAGGTGCTTCCTGACCATGTCAGTATAATCTTATCGAGTAGAATGCCTCCTGAATTTCCTGTTAGTCGCTTGAAACTTGAAGAGCGAATATTAGTTTTAGACTATAACGATTTAAAATTAAATAAACATGAAATTAATCAGTTAGGTGAAGGGCTTAGCGGTAAAGCACTAACTAATGAACAACTGGTGACGCTATACACGCAAACCGAAGGGTGGGTGGTGGGTGTAAAGTTGGCCTTGTTAACATTTCTGAAATCTGGCGATTCTGCGTTAAGTTCATTTAACGGCAACCAGCCTGAACTGCTCAATTACTTTGGTTATGAAGTTCTGAACCTTTTGACAGGCGGCGTAAGAAAATTTGTACTGACCAGTGCGTTATTTGAGAGTTTTAATGTTCCGCTTTGTAATGCTGTGATAGGCCCTGATAGCGCAATTATTATTGATAAACTGGTCAGGCAAGGCTTATTTATAATGCCTGATCAAAATGAGCAGGGGTCATTTCGTTTTCACTCATTATTACAAGAGTTTCTTCAAGGTCGATTGTTGATTGAAGAAGGAATGGGCTATATCAATAGTGCATACCGTAGTGCTGCAGAGTACTTTTTAAGTCAGAACATGTTAGCAAAAGCGATTGGTTATGCATCGAAGTGCGAGGCGCTAGACTACTATTATGATGTATTAGCACAGAGCTGTAACCAGTGGATTAAGTCGGGCGAGTTTGAGGCGGTGTTAGGCGCGTTAGCAGGTATTTCAGATCAAGTACTGGTGGAGAAGTATTCGCTCTCAATACCGTTGGTGTATGCCCTTATATTCTCGCGAAAGTTTAATCAAGCGCACTATTATCTTGATTTGCTCGGTAATGCTGTTGACCCAATAGAGGTTGATGTCCCGTTTCTTAAGGCTGTCTTGGCTCTTTTTCAGCGTGATGCAGAAGCATTTGATGGCCTTAGTTTTGAACAGTTTACTAAGGTGCACACCAACGATGATATGCGAGTCGTGTCTATGGTCACTGTAGCCTACATTTTCTTGTACAAAGGGCAGCTAGAGTCGGCGTTGGTTGCTGCTAATGATGCAAAGTCCTTTGCATCAAAAGTGGGTCACAAGTTCCTAGAAAGCTATGCCGATTTGATTGTTATTCTCTGCGATCGATATATGGGGCGAGGCCTTGAAGCTATTCAGTACATGACTGATGTATATCGCCATGTAGATGAGCGGGTTGAAAGTCCGGTATGGGTTAACCTTGGTACCGGTATGATGGTCGTTTATTATGAGCAAAACAAAATTGATCAAGCTATAGCGCTCTGTCAGAAACTATTACCTTGTGTAAACTCATCTTGTGCAACAGAGGTTGTTGCGAACGTATATCTCGGCTTTTCGCGTTTATTACATATTAAGGGCGAACAACTAAAAGCATTTAAATTGCTTGACCAGTTGAATCGAATCTTGGTTTTTGGCCGCTACGATCGCTTTCAAAGTCAAATTGTTCAAGAGTTAATGAGGCAGGCGATTACAGATGAATCATCGACATCTGTAGACAGCATTGCTGAAAAATATGGCCTGCTATCATGGATAGAGCAAGAGGTGTGGCGCGATGAAGCGTACTACCAAGAAAGTAAAGAGCGATATAGTCTTGCGTCTGCTTACTGGTTAACATCCAAAGGCCGCTATGACCGTGCTAGCGATATATTAACTAAGTTAGTAACAACACTTGAAAAACAAGGCATCAAGACCCGTGCGCTGATTGCACGATGTAATTTGCTTGTCGTAAATTATCTACAGGGCAATCAAGATGTCGCCATCAATCAGTTGAAAAAAACATTAGACCAATATGGGCTAGTCTGTTTTTCCCGATCAGTGTTTGATGAAGCACCAGGGCTTGATACCGTATTTAAGCAGGCCATAAGGCAAAATAGGCTTGAACTTCCTATTGTTTATAGTGAACAATTTGAAGAACTATTGAACGAAACTAGAAGCGTTGATGACGTTGCGGTAAATCCCAAAACGCTGTTAACAGGTAAAGAAATGGAGATATTTGAGCTGTTAGCAGCAGGGCTACCCAATCTTGAAATTAGTAAGCAGACAGGGATAGCGCTTTCAACGACCAAATGGCACTTAAAGAATATTTACGGAAAACTGGGTGTTTCTAACCGCAGTGCAGCAATGATGGTTGCCCACCAACGGTAA
- a CDS encoding AraC family transcriptional regulator: MQDALTYDVPLVSTRYAERFLKFLKTKRISEEVITAHSASAKSLMTKPDSYLSVNQVIPLLETAQWLLNDEQAAFEFGQQLDLGSHGLFGYMLISRENHSQLIETVVKHLSVSLPLFDMEVLHIGNDVSVRLHDTWDLGPAKSFIAKVYMGSIYAVSSAICREMRFDCQFESDKSRAEWEGLAPNTEWTFNSKYNQVTFPRLRQVEHRQTESPEKRKVVYSLAQNQHIAKSKELGLNDDKYGHYAAKVREHILKAPGHTSIERSAERLSMSSRYLRQQLAEENTSFREISNDVRLGYADLYLRETPMPLCEIANKLGFGDQASFTRAYRSWTGKTPGETRKASKLS, translated from the coding sequence ATGCAGGATGCTTTGACTTATGATGTCCCTCTAGTTTCTACAAGGTATGCAGAGCGCTTTTTAAAGTTTTTGAAAACTAAACGAATATCAGAGGAAGTGATTACTGCTCATAGTGCTTCTGCCAAAAGTTTAATGACAAAGCCAGATAGCTATCTATCTGTAAACCAAGTTATTCCTCTGCTTGAGACGGCGCAATGGCTGCTGAATGATGAGCAAGCTGCATTTGAGTTTGGGCAGCAACTTGATTTAGGTAGTCATGGACTGTTCGGGTATATGCTCATAAGTCGAGAAAATCATTCTCAACTTATTGAAACCGTTGTTAAGCATCTGAGCGTTAGCTTACCGTTATTTGATATGGAGGTTTTGCATATAGGTAATGATGTATCCGTTCGCTTGCACGATACTTGGGACCTGGGCCCTGCAAAATCATTTATAGCTAAAGTCTATATGGGCAGTATCTATGCAGTTTCGTCTGCTATTTGTAGAGAAATGCGTTTTGATTGTCAATTTGAGTCAGATAAATCTCGGGCTGAGTGGGAGGGTTTAGCACCCAACACTGAATGGACTTTCAACTCAAAATATAATCAAGTTACCTTTCCTAGATTAAGACAGGTCGAGCATCGGCAAACAGAAAGCCCAGAAAAACGAAAGGTTGTTTACTCGCTTGCTCAAAATCAACATATTGCTAAGTCAAAAGAGCTTGGGCTAAATGATGATAAGTACGGCCATTACGCGGCAAAGGTGAGAGAACACATTCTTAAAGCACCGGGTCATACAAGTATTGAGCGGAGCGCAGAAAGGCTGAGTATGAGCTCACGATATCTGCGTCAGCAACTTGCAGAAGAGAACACTTCGTTTAGAGAAATTAGTAATGACGTTAGGCTGGGGTATGCAGACCTTTATTTGCGTGAGACCCCTATGCCGCTATGTGAAATTGCGAATAAACTCGGGTTTGGCGATCAGGCTAGCTTTACTCGCGCGTACAGAAGTTGGACGGGAAAAACACCTGGCGAAACACGTAAAGCGTCGAAATTAAGCTAA
- a CDS encoding pyridoxamine 5'-phosphate oxidase family protein: protein MSEVKFTEHSKVRRGAKRASYDKSKIFQLIDDLKLGHIGFIVNNRPVVIPITIWRVEEDLYLHVANKSRIQRHLEGGGEISVSFAECNEWVMSKSAYHHSANYRSAVLYCTGSRVVAENEFDRAFEVVINQIEEGRWDNVRAPNKRERKATALMKLSINEGSYKARTGGPVEEPEDLSLPVWNGTKPVCPFHQ from the coding sequence GTGAGTGAGGTTAAGTTTACAGAGCACAGTAAAGTTAGAAGAGGGGCGAAGCGTGCAAGCTACGATAAATCAAAAATATTTCAGCTGATTGATGACTTAAAACTTGGTCATATTGGCTTTATTGTTAATAACCGGCCTGTCGTCATTCCGATTACCATTTGGCGAGTGGAGGAAGATTTATACTTACACGTGGCAAATAAAAGTCGAATACAAAGGCATCTAGAGGGGGGTGGTGAAATAAGTGTTTCATTTGCTGAGTGTAACGAGTGGGTGATGTCTAAGTCCGCTTATCACCATAGTGCTAACTATCGTTCAGCTGTGTTGTATTGTACAGGCAGTAGAGTGGTGGCTGAAAATGAGTTTGATCGTGCCTTTGAAGTGGTTATTAACCAAATTGAAGAAGGGCGCTGGGATAACGTTAGAGCGCCGAATAAACGAGAGCGAAAAGCGACCGCATTGATGAAATTATCCATTAATGAAGGCTCATATAAAGCGCGTACCGGAGGGCCTGTCGAAGAGCCTGAGGATTTGTCCTTGCCTGTATGGAACGGTACAAAACCGGTGTGTCCTTTTCATCAATAA
- the pdxR gene encoding MocR-like pyridoxine biosynthesis transcription factor PdxR — translation MEAPSFSSFAFCADRPLQEQLQQQLTDWIYTGRLSPGTRLPSSRRLAAELNISRNTVTIVLDQLKSEGFLEGIQGKGVFVAPDLPTDISGPSKVNWGHKGPLPELSEFGVYLNKTPLTEHGKILPFTPGIPDIASFPQKSWLQIQRRHQSRINLMGYDGNQGYGPLREALSEYLKLSRGVRCTPQQIIITQGAQQAISLCAQVLLNEGDSVLVENPGYMGARKAFLARRAKLISCPMGENGIDLDALQKNKNINARQPKLMYVTPTHQYPLGGILPASQRLKLLDWASQQHTWLIEDDYDSEFHYFHKPIAALQGMAEETPVIYMGSFSKTLFPALRLGYLVVPEPLAKVFIKAKSFMGGESPLLTQAVVADFIGEGHFIRHLRKMRLLYQDKWQHLNSLLNNELSEQVRPILQSAGMHLAIEIPNIDDQTLKQLFQQQGFGSSALSSYFNENPTMTGLVLGFANTTEHQREQGVAALKKILDIEDMRSI, via the coding sequence ATGGAAGCCCCATCCTTTTCCTCTTTCGCGTTTTGCGCTGACCGCCCCTTACAAGAACAACTTCAGCAGCAGTTAACCGACTGGATATACACCGGCAGATTATCGCCAGGCACTCGTTTACCATCTTCCCGCCGCCTCGCGGCAGAGCTTAATATCAGTAGAAACACCGTTACCATAGTGCTGGACCAGTTAAAATCAGAGGGGTTTTTAGAAGGCATTCAAGGCAAAGGGGTTTTTGTTGCGCCAGACCTCCCAACAGATATCTCTGGCCCATCTAAGGTCAACTGGGGCCATAAAGGCCCCCTCCCTGAACTTTCTGAGTTCGGTGTATATCTCAACAAAACACCCTTAACCGAGCACGGTAAAATACTGCCTTTTACACCCGGCATACCGGATATAGCATCCTTCCCACAAAAATCATGGCTACAAATACAACGTAGGCACCAAAGCCGAATAAACCTAATGGGGTACGACGGTAATCAAGGTTATGGCCCGTTACGAGAAGCATTGTCGGAATATTTAAAACTGTCTCGCGGCGTACGTTGCACCCCGCAACAAATCATCATTACCCAAGGCGCACAGCAAGCCATCTCTCTTTGTGCTCAAGTATTACTCAATGAAGGTGATTCAGTACTGGTTGAAAACCCTGGTTACATGGGCGCAAGAAAGGCATTTTTGGCCCGCAGAGCGAAATTAATATCATGCCCAATGGGAGAAAACGGCATAGACCTGGATGCGTTACAGAAAAATAAAAACATAAATGCACGCCAGCCAAAGCTGATGTACGTCACCCCAACCCATCAATATCCTTTAGGCGGTATTCTGCCTGCCTCTCAACGTCTAAAACTGCTAGATTGGGCATCACAACAACATACATGGTTAATCGAAGACGACTACGACAGTGAGTTTCATTACTTCCATAAACCCATCGCAGCCTTACAAGGAATGGCAGAAGAAACCCCGGTCATCTATATGGGGAGCTTTAGTAAAACACTGTTTCCAGCCCTGAGGCTCGGTTATTTAGTGGTACCAGAACCATTAGCCAAGGTATTTATAAAAGCTAAAAGTTTTATGGGTGGAGAGTCGCCATTACTTACACAAGCTGTTGTTGCAGACTTTATAGGCGAAGGGCACTTTATTCGTCATTTAAGAAAAATGAGGCTGTTATATCAAGATAAATGGCAGCACCTTAATAGCCTTCTTAACAATGAACTGTCCGAGCAAGTGAGGCCCATTTTACAAAGTGCGGGTATGCACTTAGCCATTGAAATTCCAAACATAGATGATCAAACGTTAAAGCAGCTGTTTCAACAACAGGGGTTTGGCAGTTCTGCACTCTCATCTTACTTTAACGAGAATCCTACTATGACAGGGTTAGTGCTGGGGTTTGCTAATACGACGGAACATCAAAGAGAGCAAGGTGTGGCTGCGTTGAAAAAAATCTTAGACATAGAAGACATGCGCTCTATATAA
- the zapE gene encoding cell division protein ZapE, which translates to MCRVLLINGFLHNMYVTSLSPKQQYRSLVESGSVIDDSAQYSALDSLDDLYRQLDNASEQTMNIRGLYLWGKVGRGKTFLMDLFSGSLKSEYCLRQHFHHFMASVHLQLAQLSGNSDPLRLIAEKLSSEYKVLCFDEFFVSDIGDAMLLGHLLKYLFELNVVLVATSNSRPDDLYLDGLQRSRFLSAIEAIKEYTLTIHLSGEDDHRERLLTQQQIYFVEPASLAFNTDTIMALFDQYDLPMASSNAKSIMVLGREIPYVSRSPQAICFEFSQLCEGPRSQLDYIQLAKDFRTVILINIPSLGGSSFEHIKARGTEDGSVGSGETGERKVVHSNMDDAVRRFIALVDELYECKVKLYLVSEVPFDQLYTEGCLMFEFERARSRLIEMASVEYHSL; encoded by the coding sequence ATGTGCAGAGTCCTGCTCATCAATGGGTTTCTTCATAATATGTATGTCACGTCTTTAAGTCCAAAGCAGCAATACCGGTCACTTGTTGAGAGTGGCTCGGTCATTGATGACTCTGCCCAATATAGTGCATTAGATTCGCTTGATGACCTTTATCGCCAGTTGGATAACGCGTCAGAGCAAACAATGAATATTCGAGGCCTGTATTTATGGGGTAAGGTCGGCAGGGGCAAAACATTCCTGATGGATCTATTCTCTGGCTCTCTTAAGTCGGAATACTGTTTGCGTCAACACTTTCATCATTTTATGGCCTCAGTTCATCTGCAGTTAGCTCAACTTTCAGGTAACTCAGACCCGCTTAGGTTGATTGCCGAAAAGTTAAGCTCAGAATATAAAGTGTTGTGCTTTGACGAGTTTTTTGTGTCAGATATTGGCGACGCCATGCTGCTAGGCCATCTCCTGAAATACCTGTTTGAGTTGAATGTTGTATTAGTGGCGACCAGCAATTCTCGGCCTGATGATTTATATCTTGACGGTCTACAGCGTTCAAGGTTTCTATCGGCTATAGAGGCGATTAAAGAATATACCCTCACCATTCATCTTAGTGGTGAAGATGACCACCGAGAACGGTTGTTAACTCAGCAACAAATCTATTTTGTTGAGCCCGCTAGCTTAGCGTTCAATACTGATACCATCATGGCATTGTTTGATCAGTATGATCTGCCCATGGCTAGCTCTAATGCTAAGTCGATAATGGTTTTAGGCAGAGAAATTCCTTACGTGTCGCGCAGCCCGCAGGCTATCTGTTTTGAGTTCTCACAGCTTTGCGAAGGGCCTAGAAGCCAGCTTGATTATATTCAGCTGGCTAAGGATTTTAGGACCGTCATTCTGATTAACATACCCTCCTTAGGGGGGAGTAGCTTTGAACACATAAAAGCGCGTGGTACTGAAGATGGTAGTGTGGGGTCTGGCGAGACGGGAGAGCGGAAAGTTGTTCATTCAAATATGGATGACGCTGTTCGCCGGTTTATCGCGTTAGTTGATGAACTTTATGAATGCAAAGTGAAGCTTTATCTGGTTAGTGAAGTGCCATTTGATCAGCTATATACCGAAGGGTGTTTGATGTTTGAATTTGAAAGAGCGCGTAGTCGTTTGATTGAAATGGCATCGGTTGAGTATCACTCCCTATAA